One window from the genome of Nitrosopumilus sp. encodes:
- a CDS encoding PINc/VapC family ATPase yields MSKIVADTSVIINGQLVSQIESGTVRNSEILIPQAVFDELQSQASKKKEQGFIGLEKIKKLKSLSGSFGLTVIVSGSHPSSDDVKLASSGRIDSLIVDMAKQNNAILYTSDHVQYLVAQAEDVEAIFLKSELKNESLEFLKFFDSETMSVHLKENLCPFAKKGKPGNFILTKLNDELLSRDYLEMMSSQILDLVNVYDSSTLEISKTGASVVQHEDYRIAITYPPFSESYEITIVHPIVKMSLNDYTISEKLMDRFSDSAEGIVISGPPGSGKSTLASGLANFYHNKGKVVKTFESPRDLQVESGITQYSKLDGSFDNSADILLLVRPDYTIFDEVRRREDFTTFADLRLTGVGMVGVVHANSPLDAIQRFIGKIELGIIPNVLDTVVFVRYGGIQKVYDLELKVKVPTGMTESDLARPVIEIRNFEDNTLEHEIYTFGEENVIVPVGKKTEKIGIERLAEDKIKETFKRYDPRAEVEILSDNRVRVMVDEQYIPSIIGRGGSNINDIEKMLKVHIDVVEKTHDGISISSNDLPFSFSESKTAFLLTVDRQFTSMHADIYANDNFIASVRIGKKGQIKIPKRSDVARNLMDFSSSQNDIKIFLKDF; encoded by the coding sequence TTGTCAAAAATTGTTGCTGATACCAGTGTAATCATAAATGGTCAACTTGTATCCCAAATTGAATCTGGAACTGTTAGAAATTCTGAGATATTAATTCCTCAAGCTGTTTTTGATGAACTTCAATCACAAGCTTCCAAAAAGAAAGAACAAGGATTCATTGGTCTTGAAAAAATTAAAAAATTAAAATCTCTATCTGGAAGTTTTGGATTGACTGTAATTGTAAGTGGTTCCCATCCTTCATCTGATGATGTTAAACTTGCTAGTAGTGGTAGAATAGATTCTCTGATTGTTGATATGGCTAAACAAAACAATGCTATTTTGTACACTTCTGATCATGTCCAATATCTGGTTGCTCAGGCTGAAGATGTTGAAGCAATTTTCTTAAAATCTGAATTAAAAAATGAGTCTTTGGAATTTCTCAAATTTTTTGATTCTGAAACAATGAGCGTTCATCTCAAGGAAAATCTTTGCCCTTTTGCAAAAAAGGGTAAACCAGGAAACTTCATCTTGACTAAATTAAATGATGAACTTCTTTCAAGAGATTATTTGGAAATGATGTCTTCTCAAATCCTAGATCTAGTCAATGTATATGATTCAAGTACTCTTGAAATCTCAAAAACTGGAGCTTCCGTGGTGCAACATGAAGATTACCGAATTGCTATTACTTATCCTCCTTTTTCAGAATCTTACGAAATTACTATTGTTCATCCAATTGTTAAGATGTCTCTTAACGATTATACAATTTCAGAAAAACTAATGGATAGATTTTCTGACAGTGCAGAAGGTATTGTTATTTCTGGTCCTCCTGGTTCTGGAAAAAGTACTTTGGCATCTGGTCTGGCAAATTTTTATCATAATAAAGGCAAAGTTGTTAAAACATTTGAATCTCCTCGTGATTTGCAAGTAGAATCTGGAATTACTCAGTATAGTAAACTCGATGGAAGTTTTGATAATTCTGCAGATATTTTATTACTTGTAAGACCTGATTATACAATTTTTGATGAAGTTAGAAGACGAGAAGATTTTACAACTTTTGCGGATTTAAGATTGACTGGTGTGGGTATGGTTGGTGTTGTACATGCAAATTCTCCTTTAGATGCAATACAACGCTTTATTGGCAAAATTGAACTTGGTATAATTCCAAATGTTTTGGACACTGTAGTGTTTGTTAGATATGGTGGAATTCAAAAAGTATATGATTTAGAATTAAAAGTCAAAGTTCCTACTGGAATGACTGAATCTGATTTGGCAAGACCTGTAATTGAGATTAGAAATTTTGAAGATAATACATTGGAACATGAAATCTATACCTTTGGTGAAGAAAATGTCATTGTACCTGTAGGCAAAAAAACTGAAAAAATTGGTATTGAAAGACTAGCTGAGGATAAAATCAAAGAAACATTCAAGAGATATGATCCGCGTGCAGAAGTTGAAATTTTGTCTGATAATAGAGTTAGAGTTATGGTTGATGAACAATATATTCCATCAATAATTGGCCGTGGCGGCTCAAACATTAATGATATTGAAAAAATGCTCAAAGTACACATTGATGTTGTTGAAAAAACCCATGATGGTATTTCAATCTCTTCTAATGATTTGCCTTTTAGTTTTTCAGAATCTAAAACTGCTTTCCTGCTTACTGTGGATAGACAATTTACTTCAATGCATGCTGATATCTATGCAAATGATAACTTTATTGCATCAGTACGAATTGGTAAAAAAGGACAAATTAAAATTCCAAAACGTTCAGATGTTGCAAGAAATTTGATGGACTTTTCTTCTTCTCAAAATGATATTAAAATTTTCCTTAAAGATTTTTAA
- a CDS encoding response regulator, with protein MAKILIADDSDAIRLVLKDILSIGEHEIIGEATDGAEAVDFYQKYNPQILLLDLAMPKKDGFTVVKEIIEYDPNAKIILITASDDQKVIQQCLDHGASSYISKPFDFNSVLESIKSLI; from the coding sequence ATGGCAAAAATCTTGATAGCTGATGATTCTGATGCAATTCGTTTAGTTTTAAAAGACATTTTATCTATTGGTGAACATGAAATAATTGGAGAAGCAACTGATGGTGCAGAAGCTGTAGATTTTTATCAAAAATATAATCCTCAAATTTTGTTACTTGATTTGGCAATGCCAAAAAAAGATGGATTTACTGTCGTTAAAGAAATTATTGAATATGATCCTAATGCAAAAATTATTTTAATTACTGCAAGTGATGATCAAAAAGTTATTCAACAATGTTTAGATCATGGTGCTTCCTCATACATATCAAAGCCTTTTGATTTTAATAGTGTCTTAGAATCAATCAAATCTTTAATTTAA